The region TCAGCGTCTGGCTGATGCCGTAGCGCGTGAGCAGGTGGCTGGTGTTGCGGGTGTCTTCGCAGGCGACGGCGTCGGCGATGGTCAGGACGTGCAAAGCACGCAACGTCACGTCGCAAACATTTCCGATGGGCGTGGCCAGCACATATAATGCCGACTCAGGATAGGTCTGCTGCGCGGCCTCGCTCAGGACTGACGACGCGGCTGCCGCGCTGGAGTTGGGGTGACTCATTGGAGAAGATAATGTTGGGAAAATGGGCGAAAGTCATCGTGCAGACTGTCATGCTGAGCGGATTGTGCGCTTCCGTGCAGGCAAATACAACCGTTGCCGACAATGCCGGGAATGCGGCTGCTGAACCGGCACCGCTCGCGCAGAGCGACAACGCGCCGCCGCCAAAACGGGTGGCCTTGCTGCTGCCGCTGCGCTCTGGCGTATTCGGCGCCGCCGCCGATGCGGTGCGCACCGGGTTCCTGACTGCCTCCGAACGCACGCGCGACAATCTCGTCATCACCATCATCGAAACCGGCGACGCCGTGCAGGACGTGCTGAACGCGTACAACGATGCCGCCGCCAAGTACGACATCATCGTCGGCCCGCTGGCGCGCAGCGCCGTCACCGCGCTGGCGCAATCGAACAACGTCGTGAAGCCGACCATCGCGCTGGCGCAGCCGGATCTTCCCGACGGCGCCGACCAGCGCCTGCCGCGCCAACTGCTGCTGATGGGTTTGTCGATCGAGGACGAAGCGCGCCAGGTGGCCACGTGGGCTGAACGCGTCAAGGCGCCCGGCAAGATTTTTTCGGTTTCCACCAATGTCGCCTGGCAGCGCCGCGCCGCCAAAGCCTTCACCCAGCAAGCCCGGCAGATCGGCCTGACGGTCGACAACCTCGAACTGAGCGTACCCAACAACGCACTCAGCGCCAGCGGCCTGGCGCAACTGAGCCAACGCATCCAGGCGGAAAAGCCGGCCTTGCTGTTCGTGGCGCTTGACGCCGCCCAGACCATTCAATTGCGCAGCGCCATCGGCAGCGAGATTCCGCTGTACGGTACGTCGCAACTCAATCCGCTGACGCTGGCCGGCGCGACCGCGGCGCTCAACGCTGCGGCGAAAGCCGCTGCCGCCAATACCGCGCCGCCGGCCAACGACAGCCGCCTGCCCGAACTCGATGGCGTGCACCTGATCGACATGCCATGGCAATTGCAGGCCGACCATGCTGCAGTGGCAGCCTATCCGCGCTCGGTCGCCAATGCCGACGGCAAGCCCAATGCCGACCTTGAGCGCCTGTATGCGCTCGGCATCGACGCCTTCCGCGTCGCCAGTGAAATCGCGGCGCAGCATTCAGGCTTCGACATCGACGGCGTGACGGGCCAGATCAACGCCAACATGGGCGCCGGCGCCACGTACTTCCAGCGCAAGGAAACCCAGGCCGTGTATCAGGACGGCGTCGCGGTCCCGGTGGCTGACCAGCGCTGAGCGGACATGGCTTTGTTCGACCGGCTGCGCGGCAGCGCCCGCACCCGCACCAGCAAGCAAGTCAGCGGCGACGCCGCCGAGGATGCCGCGCTGGCTTTCCTGTGCGGCGAAGGCTTGCGCCAGATTGAGCGCAACTTTCGCTGCAAGGGCGGCGAAATCGATCTCATCATGCAGGACGGCGACACGCTGGTGTTTGTCGAAGTGCGCCAGCGCAGCAAGGACAGTTTCGGCGGCGCGCTGGCCAGCGTCACGCGCGCCAAGCAGCGCCGCCTGATCGTCGCGGCCCAGATCTTCCTGCAGCGCTACCGCATGCCGCCAGCCTGCCGCTTCGATGTGATCTGCTACGACGGCGACCGCATGAACTGGCTGAAAAATGCCGTGGAAGCAACTCCTGAAGCATTTTGATACGCTTCTTTCGTGCTTGCATAAGCGGAACGCTCCCCCAACTACACTATAATTGGCGAGCTTATCGGCCCTGCCTGCCGCTGTCGGCCCGTTTCAGGCCGGCAATCCGGGCGACTTGACCCGATAATCCCGTTCCCCATTCATCGCTAAACCTATTCGCATCATGACCAATCAACGTATCCTTTCGCATTTCCAGGAAAGCGCCGAACTCAAGATCCACGCCGGCGCCGTGCTGGCGCAGCCGATCGAACAGGCGATTGAACTTATGTTCACGGCGCTGTCGAATGGCAACAAGATTCTTGCCTGCGGCAACGGCGGTTCGGCAGCGGACTGCCAGCATTTCGCCGCCGAACTGGTGGGTCGTTTTGAACGCGAGCGCCTGCCCCTGCCGGCGCTGGCGTTGACCACGGACACCTCGATCCTGACCGCAGTCGGCAACGATTACAGCTACCAGGAAATTTTCTCGAAGCAGGTCCAGGCCTTCGGCCAGGCCGGCGACGTTTTGCTGGCGTTCTCGACGTCGGGCAATTCCGGCAACGTGCTGGCGGCGATCGAAATCGCCCAGGAACGCGACATGCGCGTAGTGGCGCTGACCGGCAAGGGCGGTGGCGCCATCGGCAAGAAACTGACCGACGCCGACGTACATATCTGTGTGCCGCATGACCGTACCGCGCGCATCCAGGAAGTGCATCTGGTGACTTTACATTGTATTTGCGACGGTATCGATGTCGCGCTCTTTGGAGGTGATGTGCATGAATGATGCCAAGGCTGGCTGGACCACATTGTTGAAGTTGCGCCGTCCGCTGGCCGCCGCTGCCGTCTGCGGCATGCTCGCGATCGGCTTGCAGGGCTGCTTCGGCGTATTGGCCGGCGGTTTGCTGGCCGGCACGTTTGCCGCTACCGACCGTCGCACGCTGGGTGCGCAGACCGAGGACAAGTCCATCGTGGTCAAGGGCGAAGCCAACATCCCCGGCGTGGTGCCGCAAGGTTCCCACGTCAATGTCACCAGCTTCAATCGCAAGGTTCTGCTGAGCGGCGAAGTGCCTGACGAAGCCTCCAAGGCCGCCGCCGAACGCGAGATCAAGAGCTTGCCAGGCGTCGAAGGCGTGTTCAATGAACTGGCCATTTCCGGTTCGTCCAACTTCTCGTCGCGTTCGGGTGACGCACTCGTGACGAGCAAGGTGCTGGCTAGCCTGGTCGACGCCAAGGACCTGTACTCCAGCGCGTTCAAGGTCACCACCGAGCGCGGCATCGTCTACCTGATGGGACGTGTGACCGAACGTGAAGGCAAGCGCGGTGCGGATATCGCCAGCGGCGTGAGCGGCGTGCAAAAGGTCGTGACCTTGTACGAATACATTTCGGAAGAAGAACTCAAGCAGTACTCCCGCCAGGCGCCGCCGGATCCGGCCAAGTAAGTCGGCCACCGTCGCAGGGCAAGTCACTGCAGCAGGCCGAACCGCCGCGTCCATGATCGTTCATGGCCCGGCGGTTTTTTCATCGTGCGTCTATAATGTGCCGATCGACTGATGTTTCCGGATGCCGTGGCAAGGTTTGATGTTGTCGCCTTGCCATCCGGCAATGCCGCTATGGAAAGAACATGGAAGCCAAAAACGCCACCACTGCAACGCCCGCACCAGCTGCCGCGCCACGCCGTCGCCTCGGCCTCAAGCTGGGCGGACTGGCCGTCGTTGCCGCCGTCGCCTTGTTCGGCTACAGCTCGCTGTCGGCGCGCAATGCCGCCCCGGATGTGACCTTCGTCAAGCTGGACGGCCAGAAAGTCGCGCTCAAGGACCTGCGCGGCAAGGTCGTGATGGTCAATTTCTGGGCCACCAGCTGCACCACCTGCGTCGGTGAAATGCCGCAGATGATCTCGACCTACAACAAGTACAAGGACCAGGGCCTGGACTTCGTTGCCGTCGCGATGAGCTACGATCCGCCGAACTACGTCCTCAACTACACCGAAACCCGCAAGCTGCCGTTCAAGGTCGCGCTCGATCCGCAAGACACGCTGGCGAAGGCCTTCGGCGACGTCAAGCTGACGCCGACCACCTTTGTCATCGGCAAGGATGGCAGCATCCTCAAGCGCTATGTCGGCGAGCCGCAGTTCGCCGAACTGCATCAGTTGCTGGAAAAGGCGCTGGCCGCGTAAAGCGCAGATCCGATTCCACAATGAAAAACGCCGGCATGCATGCCGGCGTTTTTCATTGGCTTTCCCGAGCGCCATCTCGCGCTATAGCGCGGTCAGAACTGTTCCCACTCACCTTCGGATGCCTTGGCCGGCGTCGGCGCCTGGTTCAGCTTCGGCGTATCCGCTTGCGCCACGCGGGTCCGTGTCGCTGCTGCCGGCTTGCGCTGCGGCGTGATGTCCAGTGTGCGCAGCGCCGGCTTGACCGTCACGCCGGTATTGTCCAGCTTGAACACGCTCACCACCTGGGTCAGCGTGCTGGCCTGATCCTGCAGCGATTGCGCCGCTGCGGCGGCTTGCTCCACCAGCGCGGCATTCTGCTGCGTGGTCTCGTCCATCTGCGTGATGGCGCGGTTGACCTGCTCGATGCCGTCGCTCTGTTCCTGGCTGGCCGTGCTGATTTCGCCGACGATGTCCGTGACGCGTTTGACGCTCGCCACCACTTCGGTCATGGTCTTGCCGGCTTGCTCCACCAGACGCGTACCCGAGCCGACCTTGTTGACCGAATCGTCGATGAGCGACTTGATTTCCTTGGCGGCCGAAGCCGAGCGTTGCGCCAGGCTGCGTACTTCCGACGCCACCACGGCGAAGCCGCGGCCTTGTTCGCCGGCGCGCGCGGCCTCCACGGCGGCGTTCAGCGCCAGGATGTTGGTCTGGAAAGCAATCCCGTCAATCACGCTGATGATGTCGACGATCTTGCGCGATGACTCGTTGATCTCGCCCATGGTGTCGACCACCTGGCCGACCACACTGCCGCCCTGGACCGCGACTTCGGATGCCGAAACGGCGAGCTGGTTGGCCTGGCGCGCGTTTTCGGCGTTCTGCTTCACGGTCGAGGTCAGCTGCTCCATCGCGGAAGCGGTTTCTTCCAGCGCGCCGGCCTGGCTTTCGGTGCGTGCCGACAGGTCGAGGTTGCCGGTGGCGATTTCGCTGGAGGCGGTGGCGATGGTATCGGTGCCGCTGCGCACTTCGCCGACGATATTGAGCAGGTTGTCGTTCATGGTCTTAAGCGCCTGCAACAGCTTGCTGGTTTCATCCTTGCCGCTGCCGTCGATGTGCGAGGTCAGGTTGCCGGAAGCCACCGTCTCGGCGATGCTCACCGCTTCGTTGAGTGGACGCGTAATGCTCAGCGTCAGCAGCCAGCCCAGCAGGCCGCCCAGCACCAGTTCGATCAGGCCCAGGCTCAGCAGCAGCGTACGTCCGGACTGGTAGCTCTGGTAAATGTCGCCGGCGGCATCGTCGATGACCTGGGTCTGATAGTTGGCATACTTGAGCACGCTGTTCGCGTACTCGTCCATCATCTTGACCAGCGTGGTGTTGGTCAGCTGTTTGGCTTCCTCCACCTTGCCGGCCGCCTTCATCTTGAAAATATCTTCGCGCGCGGTGCGATACGCCGTACGCAGTTTGCCGACGTTGTCGAACAGCTGCTTTTCTTCGGGAGAAGTGACTGCCGCTTCGACGCGCTTTTGCACTACGCTGATGCGCTTCGATTCGTTGTCGATCTGAGCCTGGAAGAACTTCTGGAATTCCGCATCTTCGCTGCGCATCACGGCGAAGGTGCGTACGCCATTCTCTTTGATGGCGGCGTGCCATTGATTGGCCGTACGTTCTTTCTGCAGGGCATTTTTCACCATGTCGTCGGTGGCGTCGCCGATACCTTGCAGGCGCCAAACGCCGATGCCCACCATGACCGCCATCAACATCAGCATCGCCACGAAACCGATACCGAGCCGTACACCTATCCTGTAGTTCTTCATGGCCGTCTCCTTTTCCCGTACTGCTTTTCATTTCCGCGCCGGTGTGCGCGGGCGTTGAATTATTGTTATCGGTCCAGCGTATCACAGCGAAATGGCTTCAAACCGAAGGTGAGCGATGCTTTGTCAGGCCTTTTGTCAACTCTGCGTCAGGAAGGAGCACAAATTAAGACAATATGACCGAAAGGCAACCATGCAATAGTGATAACGTGCCGCTATAATCCAAGGCTTCGGAAGTGCACCACGGCAATGCGCATGGTCGCCGTGTCACTCACTTCACGATCACCCTCACGATCACATGACAACAAAACCGGACGCGGCTGCGCATGCTGCGGAATTAGAAAAGCTGACGCAGTCGCTGGTGCGTGAACGCGACGCCCGCGTGCAGGCCGATGCCGCTATGGAAGGCCGCCTGCGCCGCTTGCAGGTGCTTGAAGCCGTCACCGCCGCAGCCAATGAAGCAGATACGCTCGACCAGGCGCTGCAATTCGCCGTCGACGAGATCTGTCGCTATACCGGCTGGCCGCTTGGCCATTGCTTCCACGTGCGCAAGGGCGCCAAGCCCTCCGCCCTGGTTTCCAGCGGCATCTGGCATGGCGCCAACCGGTCCGAATTTTCCGCCTTCCGCTGCATGTCCGGCGACCCCCAATTCCTCGCTGAGAAAGACTTGCCCGGACGCGTGCTCAAGGAAGCCGCGCCGCTCTGGATCGTCAATTTCGGCGCTGACCGCGACGCGTTGCGCGCCGACGTCGCTCGCGCGGTCGGCATTCGCGCAGCCATCGCCTTTCCGGTGATGAGTGGCGGCGAAGTCATTGCGGTGCTGGAATTTTTCTCGGTGCGTATTTTGTCGCTCGACGATCAATTGCTGCGATTGATGAATCTCATGCGCCAGATAGGCACGCGCCTCGGCCGTGTCGCCGAGCGCACGCAAGCCGTGTGCCGCCTGGCCCACGACGCCTCGCACGATGCGCTGACCGGACTGGCCAACCGCAGCCTGTTCCTGCAGCAGCTGGAACAGGCGCTGCAACGCCAATGGGACGACGACAACGCGCGCTTCGCGGTACTGTTCATCGATCTCGACCGCTTCAAGATCGTCAACGACAGTCTCGGCCATCTTGCCGGTGACGCCATGATCATCCAGGTGGCGGCGCGTCTCAAGAATGCCCTGCGTCCGGATCATCCTGCCTCATCCGCAGAGCAGGGCGCCGGCGGCGTCAACCCGGGCTACACGTTGGCGCGCATGGGGGGCGACGAATTCACGGTGCTGCTGAGCGACATTGACGATGTCGGCGAAGCGGTGCGCATCGCCGAGCGGATCCAGGCCGCGATGGCCTTGCCGTTCCTGATCCGCGACCAGGAAATCTACGCCAGCGCCAGCATCGGCATCGTGTTCGGCGACATCGGGCACACACTTGCAGATGAAGTCCTGCGCGATGCCGACCTTGCCGTGGGCCGCGCGAAGACGATGGGCAAGAGCCGTTACGAAGTGTTCGACCGCAGCATGCGCAAGGGCGCGGTAAGCCGCCTCGCCATGGAGACCGCGCTGCGCCACGCCTTGAAGAACAATGAATTCGTGTTGCACTACCAGCCCATCATCGAATTGCAGGGCGGCACCATCGTCGGCGTCGAGGCGCTGGTGCGCTGGCAGCGCGGACCGGATGAGCTGGTCTATCCGGGCGACTTCATCGACGTCGCCGAAGACACCGGCCTGATCCTCTACATCGGCATGTGGGTGCTGCGCGAGGCCTGCCGTCAGATGCACCAGTGGCACCGGCAATTTCCGCGCGCCAAGCCGCTCACCATCAGCGTCAACATTTCACCGCGCCAGTTTGTGCAACCCAATCTGGTGGACCAGATCAAGCAGATCGTCGCCGAGACCGGCATCGATCCCAACACACTGCGCCTGGAGATCACCGAGAGCGTGACCATGGGCGACGTCGAGCGCACCATCCGCATCCTGTCGCAGCTGCGCGAGATCGGCGTGCGCTTCAGCGTCGACGATTTCGGCACCGGCTATTCATCCCTGAGCTACCTGCACCGTTTTCCGCTGGACGTTTTGAAGATCGACCGTTCCTTCGTCATGCGCATGAACGAGGATCGCGAGCGCCTGCAGATCGTGCAGACCATCATGACGCTGGCACGCAATCTCGGCATCGAAGTGGTGGCCGAAGGCACCGAGACCGAGATGCAAGTCGATCACCTGCGCAACATCGGTTGCGATTTCGGACAGGGATTTTTCTTTTCGCGCGCGCTGGCGCCGGAGACGGTGACGGACTTGCTCTATGTGCCGCACCACGTGCTCAACACCGCCTTCGTCAACTCGTTGCAGGCGATGCAGAACTGATCAGGCCTTGCGCAGGCACAGGGCGCCCGCCGGCAGCAGCACGCATACGGCGGCGCCGAAGATCAGCGCGAAGCCCAGCAGGTCCGGCGCGCTGGGACGTTCGCCGAGCAGTAGCACCGCGCTGCTGACGCCGACCACCGGCACCAGCAGCGTGCCGAGCGCGGCGATGCCGGCAGGCAGCCTGGCGATGATTTCGAACCACAGGATGTAGGCTGCTGCCATCCCAAAGAAGACGTGATACGCCAGCGCGCAGATTACCGGCACAGGCAGCGTGCCCGGATCCAGGTGCGGCCATCCCTCAAACCACAGCAGACCGGTGAGCGCCACCAGCGCACCGATCAGCAATTGCCACGCGGCGATCGCGAGTGGCTCTGCATTGATCCTCGCCCATTTCATGTAGACGGTGCCGGCCGCCCAGGCCAGCGCCGCCGCCAGTGCATACAGGATGCCATGCGGCAGGTTCAGCAGGCCGCCGCCGATCAGCGGGGCAATCAGCACCGCCAGGCCGCTGGCGCCGAACGCCAGGCCCATGCTGCGTACGCGATCGAGTTTTTCTCCGAGCGCAATGCGCGCGAACAGGGTCGCCCACAACGGCATCGAATAGGTGATGATCGCCACGCGCGAAGTCGCCGCACCGAGCTGGGCGAAGGTCAGCAGGATGTTGAACAGCGCAATGTTGAGCAGGCCGGTCATGACGATGTGCGGACGATCGCGCCGCCCGATGCGGAGGCTGCGGCCGCGCGCGAATGCCAGTACGAACAGCGTGCACGCCGCCGCCCCGAGGCCGATGCTGCGCAAGGTCCACGGTGAAATTCCGCTCAGCGATACTTTCACCGCGGGCCAGTTGAGTCCCCAGAGGACGCCCAGCACGAGCAGCAACAATCTGGCCCTGGCGCTGTCCTTGCGGCTCTGCGCGCTCGTCAGCGGCATCGTCGTATTCAGACCGGCGACGGCGTGGCCGCGTCCAAGGGATAGACCGGACGGCGCACCTTGCGGATAGGGAACAGGTCGAAGTTGGAGCTGGTCGGGCCGCCGCTGTCGGAGTCGCATTCCACCAAGCCCTTGCTGATCGGGACGAACACCGGACGGCAATACATGCGCGACTTCAGGATTACGTAGTCCATGGCGGCCGGATCGAGGCCGAGGCTGGTGAACACGCCGAGGTCGTACGGCTCCACGCGCTCTTCGGTGATGACAATCTTCGCCGCGCCGGTATCGAACAGCACGCTGCTGCCCATGTTGATGGTTGAGCCGGTATAGATGGGACCGGACACGCGGAACACGCCGTCGGTGATCGCCAGCACCTTGCCGGTCAGTTGCAGCGGGGTCTTGACGATGCCCTGCTGCGTCAGCGCCACCTTGTTGCCGACCGCCAGCGTGACAGAGGTGCCGACGCCGGCCTTGAGCAATTGCGCGACCGCTTCGGGATCGCTGATCGGACCGGCGGCGATACCGCTCATGCCTTCGGCCAGCGCCGCTTCCAATACGTCCATGGTGTTGCAGGTGCCGCCCGACATGACGTTGTCGCTGTGATCCAGCAACAGCACCGGCCCCTTGCCGGGACCGGCGGCCATCTCGCGCGCATGCGCCAGCGACTGGCGCAGCGGTTGGCTGTCGTAGACGAAGTCGTCGCGTTCGGCCCAGATCTGTTGTGCGATGTCATCGGCCACACGTTGTGCGAGCGCGGCATCGTTGTCGGTCACCACCACCACCGACATGCCGGCATCGCGGAAGTCGGACAGCGGGAATCCCGCCAGCACCGACACCGCCAATACGCCCGCCTGCCGCTCGGCCAGTTTGGCCCGTTCGACCGCGCGCTGCATGGCCGACGCAGAGGTATTGCTGGTCAGCGTCGCCGACAGCAGCGGCACTTGACGCCAGCCGGTGACCGGGCGCGATTTCTCCTGCAGCAATTCCACCAGCAGGCGGCCGGCATGTTCACCGGTCTCGAACATGTCGATGTGCGGATAAGTCTTGAAGCTGACGATGATGTCGGCGTTGTCGACCATCTTCTGCGTGACGTTGCCGTGCAGGTCGAGCGCCACGCACAGCGGCACGTGCGGCGCGATCTTGCGGATGCGTTCAAGCAGCGTGCCTTCGCCGTCGTCGGCATTTTCCGCCACCATGGCGCCATGCAGGTCCAGCATGATGGCGTCGCAGCCGCCTTCGACGGCACGCACGATCGCATCGGTCATCAGCGTATAGGCATCGGCCGCCACGGTCGCGCTCGGATTGGCGGTCGCTGCCAACGGCGTCACGATGGTCGCGGACATGCCGTCGGCGATATCGAGGAAAGCGCCCATCGCGGTACGCGCGCCTTTCTGGTCCTTGTACGCGGCGCCATCCCATTGCGGCAGGAAGGCTTCCAGCGGCGTCGGGATCGGCGAGAAGGTGTTGGTCTCGTGGTTGAGGCGGGCGACGACAATCTTTAACGGCATGACATTTCCTTGGCGATGTTCAGACTACTTTTGCACTGGCGAGCATGGCATGCAGCAGCACGTTGGCCCCGGCTTCCAGATGCTCGGGTTTGGCGTCCTCGATCTCGTTGTGGCTCACGCCATCCTTGCACGGTACGAAAATCATCCCGGCCGGTGCCAGGCGCGCGGCGTAGATGGCGTCGTGGCCGGCGCCGGAAACCACATCCATGGTGGCGTAGCCGAGCATGGCCGATGCATTGCGCACTTCACCCACGCAATCGGGATGGAAGGGGCAGGGCGGGAAGTAGGACACGCGTTCCAGTTCGATTTTCAATCCGGTCTTCTGGCGGGTTTGCTCCAGATACGCCAGCAAGTCTTCGTGCATCCGGTTCAGCGTTTCATCGCTGACGTTGCGCAGGTCGATGGAGAACTTCACCTGGCCCGGAATCACGTTGCGGCTGTTCGGCATCACTTGCACCTGGCCGACGGTGCCGCGGCCGTAGGGCGGATAGCGGTTCGCAATCGCCACGACCTCCTGCATGATGTACGTTGAGACCTGCAGTGCATCCTTGCGGATTTCCATCGGCGTCGGACCGGCATGCGATTCGAAGCCGGTGACCGTGCAGTCGTACCACGACAGGCCGAGCACCGCCGGCACCACGCCGATGACGGTGTCGGCGTTTTCCAGCACCGGCCCCTGTTCGATGTGCGCT is a window of Herbaspirillum hiltneri N3 DNA encoding:
- a CDS encoding penicillin-binding protein activator, giving the protein MLGKWAKVIVQTVMLSGLCASVQANTTVADNAGNAAAEPAPLAQSDNAPPPKRVALLLPLRSGVFGAAADAVRTGFLTASERTRDNLVITIIETGDAVQDVLNAYNDAAAKYDIIVGPLARSAVTALAQSNNVVKPTIALAQPDLPDGADQRLPRQLLLMGLSIEDEARQVATWAERVKAPGKIFSVSTNVAWQRRAAKAFTQQARQIGLTVDNLELSVPNNALSASGLAQLSQRIQAEKPALLFVALDAAQTIQLRSAIGSEIPLYGTSQLNPLTLAGATAALNAAAKAAAANTAPPANDSRLPELDGVHLIDMPWQLQADHAAVAAYPRSVANADGKPNADLERLYALGIDAFRVASEIAAQHSGFDIDGVTGQINANMGAGATYFQRKETQAVYQDGVAVPVADQR
- a CDS encoding YraN family protein produces the protein MALFDRLRGSARTRTSKQVSGDAAEDAALAFLCGEGLRQIERNFRCKGGEIDLIMQDGDTLVFVEVRQRSKDSFGGALASVTRAKQRRLIVAAQIFLQRYRMPPACRFDVICYDGDRMNWLKNAVEATPEAF
- a CDS encoding phosphoheptose isomerase, coding for MTNQRILSHFQESAELKIHAGAVLAQPIEQAIELMFTALSNGNKILACGNGGSAADCQHFAAELVGRFERERLPLPALALTTDTSILTAVGNDYSYQEIFSKQVQAFGQAGDVLLAFSTSGNSGNVLAAIEIAQERDMRVVALTGKGGGAIGKKLTDADVHICVPHDRTARIQEVHLVTLHCICDGIDVALFGGDVHE
- a CDS encoding BON domain-containing protein, which produces MNDAKAGWTTLLKLRRPLAAAAVCGMLAIGLQGCFGVLAGGLLAGTFAATDRRTLGAQTEDKSIVVKGEANIPGVVPQGSHVNVTSFNRKVLLSGEVPDEASKAAAEREIKSLPGVEGVFNELAISGSSNFSSRSGDALVTSKVLASLVDAKDLYSSAFKVTTERGIVYLMGRVTEREGKRGADIASGVSGVQKVVTLYEYISEEELKQYSRQAPPDPAK
- a CDS encoding peroxiredoxin family protein, whose amino-acid sequence is MEAKNATTATPAPAAAPRRRLGLKLGGLAVVAAVALFGYSSLSARNAAPDVTFVKLDGQKVALKDLRGKVVMVNFWATSCTTCVGEMPQMISTYNKYKDQGLDFVAVAMSYDPPNYVLNYTETRKLPFKVALDPQDTLAKAFGDVKLTPTTFVIGKDGSILKRYVGEPQFAELHQLLEKALAA
- a CDS encoding methyl-accepting chemotaxis protein, whose translation is MKNYRIGVRLGIGFVAMLMLMAVMVGIGVWRLQGIGDATDDMVKNALQKERTANQWHAAIKENGVRTFAVMRSEDAEFQKFFQAQIDNESKRISVVQKRVEAAVTSPEEKQLFDNVGKLRTAYRTAREDIFKMKAAGKVEEAKQLTNTTLVKMMDEYANSVLKYANYQTQVIDDAAGDIYQSYQSGRTLLLSLGLIELVLGGLLGWLLTLSITRPLNEAVSIAETVASGNLTSHIDGSGKDETSKLLQALKTMNDNLLNIVGEVRSGTDTIATASSEIATGNLDLSARTESQAGALEETASAMEQLTSTVKQNAENARQANQLAVSASEVAVQGGSVVGQVVDTMGEINESSRKIVDIISVIDGIAFQTNILALNAAVEAARAGEQGRGFAVVASEVRSLAQRSASAAKEIKSLIDDSVNKVGSGTRLVEQAGKTMTEVVASVKRVTDIVGEISTASQEQSDGIEQVNRAITQMDETTQQNAALVEQAAAAAQSLQDQASTLTQVVSVFKLDNTGVTVKPALRTLDITPQRKPAAATRTRVAQADTPKLNQAPTPAKASEGEWEQF
- a CDS encoding putative bifunctional diguanylate cyclase/phosphodiesterase, with product MTTKPDAAAHAAELEKLTQSLVRERDARVQADAAMEGRLRRLQVLEAVTAAANEADTLDQALQFAVDEICRYTGWPLGHCFHVRKGAKPSALVSSGIWHGANRSEFSAFRCMSGDPQFLAEKDLPGRVLKEAAPLWIVNFGADRDALRADVARAVGIRAAIAFPVMSGGEVIAVLEFFSVRILSLDDQLLRLMNLMRQIGTRLGRVAERTQAVCRLAHDASHDALTGLANRSLFLQQLEQALQRQWDDDNARFAVLFIDLDRFKIVNDSLGHLAGDAMIIQVAARLKNALRPDHPASSAEQGAGGVNPGYTLARMGGDEFTVLLSDIDDVGEAVRIAERIQAAMALPFLIRDQEIYASASIGIVFGDIGHTLADEVLRDADLAVGRAKTMGKSRYEVFDRSMRKGAVSRLAMETALRHALKNNEFVLHYQPIIELQGGTIVGVEALVRWQRGPDELVYPGDFIDVAEDTGLILYIGMWVLREACRQMHQWHRQFPRAKPLTISVNISPRQFVQPNLVDQIKQIVAETGIDPNTLRLEITESVTMGDVERTIRILSQLREIGVRFSVDDFGTGYSSLSYLHRFPLDVLKIDRSFVMRMNEDRERLQIVQTIMTLARNLGIEVVAEGTETEMQVDHLRNIGCDFGQGFFFSRALAPETVTDLLYVPHHVLNTAFVNSLQAMQN
- a CDS encoding DMT family transporter; the protein is MPLTSAQSRKDSARARLLLLVLGVLWGLNWPAVKVSLSGISPWTLRSIGLGAAACTLFVLAFARGRSLRIGRRDRPHIVMTGLLNIALFNILLTFAQLGAATSRVAIITYSMPLWATLFARIALGEKLDRVRSMGLAFGASGLAVLIAPLIGGGLLNLPHGILYALAAALAWAAGTVYMKWARINAEPLAIAAWQLLIGALVALTGLLWFEGWPHLDPGTLPVPVICALAYHVFFGMAAAYILWFEIIARLPAGIAALGTLLVPVVGVSSAVLLLGERPSAPDLLGFALIFGAAVCVLLPAGALCLRKA
- a CDS encoding M81 family metallopeptidase — encoded protein: MPLKIVVARLNHETNTFSPIPTPLEAFLPQWDGAAYKDQKGARTAMGAFLDIADGMSATIVTPLAATANPSATVAADAYTLMTDAIVRAVEGGCDAIMLDLHGAMVAENADDGEGTLLERIRKIAPHVPLCVALDLHGNVTQKMVDNADIIVSFKTYPHIDMFETGEHAGRLLVELLQEKSRPVTGWRQVPLLSATLTSNTSASAMQRAVERAKLAERQAGVLAVSVLAGFPLSDFRDAGMSVVVVTDNDAALAQRVADDIAQQIWAERDDFVYDSQPLRQSLAHAREMAAGPGKGPVLLLDHSDNVMSGGTCNTMDVLEAALAEGMSGIAAGPISDPEAVAQLLKAGVGTSVTLAVGNKVALTQQGIVKTPLQLTGKVLAITDGVFRVSGPIYTGSTINMGSSVLFDTGAAKIVITEERVEPYDLGVFTSLGLDPAAMDYVILKSRMYCRPVFVPISKGLVECDSDSGGPTSSNFDLFPIRKVRRPVYPLDAATPSPV
- a CDS encoding Zn-dependent hydrolase — translated: MNTKTSITNLRIDGKRLWNSLMELGAIGATPKGGVCRLALTDLDRQGRDLVSSWAKQEGMSVTVDQIGNIFMRRAGRNNDLPPVVTGSHIDTQPTGGKFDGNYGVLAGMEVIRTLNQHNIQTEAPIEVAVWTNEEGSRFVPVMMGSGVFCGAFTLEHAYSATDVDGKNVRDELARIGYIGEQKCGDHPIGAYYEAHIEQGPVLENADTVIGVVPAVLGLSWYDCTVTGFESHAGPTPMEIRKDALQVSTYIMQEVVAIANRYPPYGRGTVGQVQVMPNSRNVIPGQVKFSIDLRNVSDETLNRMHEDLLAYLEQTRQKTGLKIELERVSYFPPCPFHPDCVGEVRNASAMLGYATMDVVSGAGHDAIYAARLAPAGMIFVPCKDGVSHNEIEDAKPEHLEAGANVLLHAMLASAKVV